The proteins below are encoded in one region of Penicillium psychrofluorescens genome assembly, chromosome: 4:
- a CDS encoding uncharacterized protein (ID:PFLUO_006430-T1.cds;~source:funannotate), whose translation MEFVRRIGPFFFARHLKRPLVPCRWQYRHVHLNSTVPLGPPGIVLRDYQEESIQSVLKYLGEGHRRLGISLATGAGKTVIFTQLIGRIPPHDAKATKTMIIVHRRELVEQAARHCRLAYPDHIVEIEMGNNVATGGGDIIISSIQTLARRIDKFDPSAFKLVLVDEAHHIVAPSYRKALDHFGLNEPSADSPVLVGVSATFSRFDGLKLGAAIDHIVYHKDYVDMIEDNWLSDAIFTTVKSGADLKHVKKDQFGDFAVGSLSNAVNTPTINNITVRAWLANAEDRKSTLVFCVDVAHAQRLTETFREHGVDARYLTGTTRKDARAEQLRAFKAQEFPVLLNCALFTEGTDIPNIDCVLLARPTRSRNLLIQMIGRGLRLFPGKKNCHIIDMVASLEAGILTAPTLFGLHPDEVLKEASTDELRKTADELQEKLDVESNDTAEPAATVLSEDDDTKVVHMTRYDSVFDLLNDIRTERYIRMLSSYSWVQVSDRKYVLTDSAGWLTIEKQDELWVVHHVMKFKNEADVQVFTRPREIASGPDLETAVRAADSFAKSKFQERYISLRESWRQASVTTGQRKFLKRLEAHNKRARSQELNRGQAADIITKSLFGGKKRFEKLGVQGRANEKKMEDARKLQEREEVRVGPLDR comes from the coding sequence ATGGAGTTCGTTCGCAGGATCGGACCTTTTTTCTTCGCGCGGCACTTGAAGAGGCCACTGGTGCCATGTCGCTGGCAATATCGCCATGTGCACCTGAACTCAACGGTGCCCTTGGGCCCCCCAGGCATCGTCCTGCGCGACTACCAAGAGGAGTCCATTCAGTCAGTGCTGAAATACTTGGGCGAGGGCCATCGACGCCTGGGGATTTCACTAGCAACAGGAGCAGGGAAGACCGTGATTTTCACACAGCTCATCGGCCGAATCCCTCCACATGACGCGAAAGCAACAAAGACGATGATCATCGTCCACCGGCGGGAGCTCGTCGAACAGGCCGCGCGCCACTGCCGCCTCGCATACCCGGATCACATCGTGGAAATCGAAATGGGCAATAATGTCGCCACGGGAGGAGGAGATATCATCATTTCGTCCATCCAGACCCTTGCGCGGCGTATCGACAAATTCGACCCCAGCGCGTTCAAACTGGTCCTTGTCGACGAGGCGCATCATATTGTCGCGCCTTCTTACCGCAAAGCATTGGACCATTTTGGACTAAACGAGCCATCTGCCGACTCACCCGTGCTGGTTGGAGTTTCGGCGACCTTTTCGCGGTTCGATGGGCTTAAATTGGGTGCTGCCATTGATCACATCGTCTACCACAAGGACTACGTGGACATGATTGAAGACAACTGGCTGTCAGACGCGATTTTTACCACGGTCAAGTCCGGGGCCGACCTGAAACATGTCAAGAAAGATCAATTTGGTGACTTTGCCGTCGGCAGCCTTTCCAACGCGGTTAACACTCCCACGATCAACAATATTACTGTCCGGGCATGGTTAGCCAATGCCGAAGACCGGAAATCAACCCTGGTCTTTTGTGTGGATGTGGCGCATGCGCAGAGGCTTACTGAAACTTTTCGGGAGCATGGCGTTGACGCTCGCTACCTCACTGGCACCACACGCAAGGACGCTCGCGCGGAGCAGCTGCGGGCTTTTAAAGCGCAGGAATTCCCTGTCTTGTTAAATTGTGCGCTTTTCACCGAGGGCACGGATATCCCCAATATCGACTGTGTCCTCCTGGCGCGACCCACACGGTCTAGAAACCTGCTGATCCAGATGATCGGGCGAGGCCTGAGATTGTTTCCTGGCAAGAAGAATTGCCACATTATTGACATGGTTGCATCGTTGGAAGCTGGAATTCTGACTGCTCCTACCCTGTTTGGATTGCATCCCGACGAAGTGCTGAAAGAGGCTAGCACAGACGAATTACGGAAGACCGCCGACGAGCTCCAAGAGAAGCTGGATGTTGAATCAAATGATACCGCAGAACCAGCGGCCACTGTACTCTCAGAAGACGACGATACCAAGGTCGTGCACATGACCAGATATGATAGCGTCTTCGACCTTCTGAATGACATCCGCACCGAAAGGTACATCCGGATGCTCAGCTCGTACTCCTGGGTCCAAGTCAGCGACCGGAAATACGTATTGACCGACTCAGCCGGGTGGCTGACCATAGAGAAACAAGACGAGCTTTGGGTTGTGCACCATGTCATGAAATTCAAAAACGAGGCAGACGTCCAAGTCTTCACCCGGCCACGAGAGATTGCATCCGGCCCGGACCTGGAAACCGCCGTGCGAGCAGCAGACAGTTTTGCAAAAAGCAAGTTTCAGGAACGCTACATTTCGTTGCGAGAATCCTGGAGGCAAGCCTCGGTGACTACTGGGCAGCGCAAGTTCCTGAAAAGGCTGGAGGCTCACAACAAACGAGCACGCTCTCAGGAACTGAATCGTGGCCAAGCGGCGGATATCATCACGAAGTCGCTTTTCGGTGGGAAAAAGCGATTTGAGAAGCTGGGGGTCCAGGGCAGAGCcaacgagaagaaaatggaagATGCGCGCAAGCTGCAGGAAAGGGAGGAGGTTAGGGTTGGGCCATTGGACCGATGA